A segment of the Bacillus pseudomycoides genome:
TACCAGTTGAAATTCCAGAAATCCCTGTACTTGCCCTCTCTCCTCGAGATGCTTTTTATTCAGAGACAGAGGTCATCCCATTTGAAAATGCTGCTGGCCGCATTATAGCTGATTTTGTAATGGTGTATCCGCCAGGGATTCCCATCTTTACTCCAGGTGAAATTATTACACAAGAAAACTTAGATTACATTTATAAAAACTTAGAAGCAGGCCTACCAGTACAAGGTCCTGAAGATATGACATTACAAACTTTACGCGTTATTAAAGAATATAAGCCTATCATTTGATAGGCTTTTTTTCACCATTTTTTCTTTCACTCATACGATACTAAGGAATGTAACATATAGGTGGGATGCAACTATGATTGTAATTGGTCGTTCTATTGTACATCCTTATATCACAAGTGAAAACGAACCGTTCGCTACTGAGAAACAACAAATATTAGCCATTATGGCTGGAAATCAGGAAGTATATGCATTCCGAACAGCAGATGAACTCAGTTTTGATTTAAATTTACGAATTCATATTATTACATCTTCTTTAGAACTCTTTCAAAGTGGACTTCAGTTCCGTACATTCCAAGAGTCCTATTGTAACCCTGAATTTTGGCAAAGGACACCACTGGGAGGATTTCAACTACTGCCAAATATATCCCCCTCCGTCGCGATACGAGATATTTTTAAAAATGGGAAAAAGTACGGAACAGAATGTGCAACAGCCATGATTATTATTTTTTACAAGGCACTTTTAGCACTATATGATGATGAAACATTTAATCGCTTATTCGCAAATCTTCTACTATACACATGGGATTATGATCGAGACTTAAAACTGGTAACAAAAACCGGTGGGGATATTGTCCCTGGCGATCTTGTTTACTTTAAAAATCCACAAGTAAGTCCAGCTTCAATTGAATGGCAAGGAGAGAATGCCATTTATTTAGGGAATTTCTTTTTTTATGGGCACGGTGTTGGAGTACAAACAAAAGAACAAATCATTTATTTATTAAATGAACGAAGAATTCCCTCTGCCTTTATCTCAGCATATTTAACAGATGTTATTACTCGCATAGATAGCCGCCTCATGAGCCAATATACTTCTCCAAATACCCTACACACAATATTCAAATTTGTTCCCATTCGAGATGACGCGATTGTTGCAACGGTTGGTCACACAACTACAATCTATTAAAAAAAGCGCCTCGCAAAAATATGCAGGCGCTTTTAAATTATTATTGGGCTTTTGTATGCTCTTTGTGACCACATTCGCAATGAGATTCACATTTCCCGTAAAGTACAGTTATCTTTTCATCTTCAAAGTGTGCAATTGTTCCTTCGCAAACTTGACATACAATTGTTCCCATTCTTCATTTCCCCCTGAGTTTGAATTATGATTTGAAACCTTTTATATTTACACGTTCTATATATTATTGGGCTTTTGTATGCTCCTTGTGACTACATTCGCAATGAGATCCACATTTCCCATAAAGTACTGTTGTCTTTTCATCTTCAAAGTGTGCAATTGTTCCTTCACAAACTTGACATACGATTGTTCCCATTTTTCATTTCCCCCTAAGTTTATGGTCCTAAAAACTTTTTGCCGTTGCAAGATTCCTATATATTATTGGGCTTTTGTATGCTCCTTGTGATCACATCCGCAAGATCCACATTTTCCGTAAAGTACTGTTACTTTCTCATCCTCGAAGTGTGCAATTGTACTTTCACAATCTTGAC
Coding sequences within it:
- a CDS encoding protein-glutamine gamma-glutamyltransferase, translating into MIVIGRSIVHPYITSENEPFATEKQQILAIMAGNQEVYAFRTADELSFDLNLRIHIITSSLELFQSGLQFRTFQESYCNPEFWQRTPLGGFQLLPNISPSVAIRDIFKNGKKYGTECATAMIIIFYKALLALYDDETFNRLFANLLLYTWDYDRDLKLVTKTGGDIVPGDLVYFKNPQVSPASIEWQGENAIYLGNFFFYGHGVGVQTKEQIIYLLNERRIPSAFISAYLTDVITRIDSRLMSQYTSPNTLHTIFKFVPIRDDAIVATVGHTTTIY
- a CDS encoding GapA-binding peptide SR1P, encoding MGTIVCQVCEGTIAHFEDEKITVLYGKCESHCECGHKEHTKAQ
- a CDS encoding GapA-binding peptide SR1P, yielding MGTIVCQVCEGTIAHFEDEKTTVLYGKCGSHCECSHKEHTKAQ
- a CDS encoding GapA-binding peptide SR1P translates to MGTIVCQDCESTIAHFEDEKVTVLYGKCGSCGCDHKEHTKAQ